One segment of Buteo buteo chromosome 6, bButBut1.hap1.1, whole genome shotgun sequence DNA contains the following:
- the ITPK1 gene encoding inositol-tetrakisphosphate 1-kinase isoform X4, giving the protein MQDERICSPPFMELTSACGEDTLQLIEKNGLAFPFICKTRVAHGTNSHEMAIIFNQEGLKAVRPPCVIQSFINHNAVLYKVFVVGESYTVVKRPSLKNFSAGISDRESIFFNSHNVSKPESSSVLTALDKIEGVFERPNDDVIREISKALRQALGVSLFGIDIIINNQTGQHAVIDINAFPGYEGVSEFFTDLLNHIAAVLQGQAPEVTQLNRSKLLAEQTSGIMDERICCASTGCLSVMGKDSSWIVESETNSSVKLQHQRLGCNSAVSPSFQQHCVATLATKASSQ; this is encoded by the exons atGAGAGGATCTGTTCACCACCCTTTATGGAGCTGACAAGTGCCTGTGGAGAAGATACCTTGCAGCTTATAGAGAAGAATGGACTGGCATTCCCATTCA TTTGTAAAACCAGAGTGGCCCATGGAACCAACTCTCATGAG ATGGCGATCATCTTCAACCAGGAGGGCCTGAAAGCTGTTCGCCCCCCTTGCGTCATTCAGAGCTTCATCAATCACAACGCCGTGCTATATAAAGTCTTCGTGGTTGGGGAATCCTATACAGTGGTGAAAAGACCATCTTTAAAGAACTTCTCTGCAGGAATCTCAG ACAGAGAATCAATATTTTTCAACAGCCACAATGTTTCAAAACCAGAATCCTCATCTGTCTTAACAGCA CTGGATAAAATCGAAGGAGTATTTGAGCGGCCAAACGACGACGTCATCCGGGAAATCTCTAAGGCGCTGCGACAAGCTCTGGGAGTTTCCCTCTTTGGAATTGATATCATCATTAACAATCAGACTGGGCAGCATGCGGTCATTGATATAAATGCATTCCCAG gtTATGAGGGTGTTTCCGAATTTTTCACTGATCTCCTGAACCACATAGCTGCTgtcctgcagggtcaggcacCTGAGGTGACCCAACTAAACCGCAGCAAGCTCCTGGCAGAGCAGACCAGCGGGATCATGGACGAGCGGATATGCTGTGCTAGCACAGGCTGTCTGAGCGTCATGGGAAAAGACTCCTCCTGGATTGTGGAAAGCGAGACCAACAGCTCAGTAAAACTGCAACACCAGAGACTAGGCTGCAACTCAGCAGTGTCtcccagcttccagcagcactgCGTCGCTACATTGGCAACAAAAGCTTCTTCTCAATAA